In Bacteroidales bacterium, the genomic stretch ATCCTTTGACACCGAATTGTTGCATAATTTGGTCGCCTCTGCCCACTCTGTATGCGCCTGCAATTTTTTGGTTGTCATTGTCCCAAATGATTAACTGTGAAAAGTAAAGGTCAAATTCATCAATATCCAGACTTCTGTTTGATCCTTCACCTACTTCACGGAAAGTAATTTCTCTTAAGCGACCTATTTCTGTTAAAATATTAGGCGTTTCAATAGAGGGGCCGCACATTATGCTATATTCTTTACTGTTAAACAGAAAATATTTTTCTTTAAGAAAATTAATTTCCTTTAATATTTTATCTGCCGGAACCGGGTCAATTATTTTTTCAACTTTTTTTGTTCTCGCTATAAATTTTGGCCTGAAGAATTTTTTTATTTCAAGGGGAGAACCTAATGCGTAAGTTTTAGCTCTTAAAAACCTTGATATTGTTTCAATATCTTTAAATTCCTTTTGTTCTTTAACGCTGATAGGTTTTCCAATTCTTATCTTTATTGTTTTTCGTTTTTTATTAAAAAATTCTCTTGATAATCTGGCAGTTTGCAAAAACGGATTAATATTTCCGAGAAGATGATATATCCAACTGTTATTGCCTTGAAAATAAACCGGAACAACAGGAACTTCTGCATTTTTTATTAATTTAATCAATGTGTTTTGCCATTTTCTGTCGCTTATATTATTCAGAGAATGTACTTTTGAGATTTCAGCAGCCGGAAATATTCCAAGAGGTTTACCGTTTTCAATATGGTTTAGTGTTTTTTTTAAATAAGTAAAACTGAATTTTATGTTGCTGTTATCACTAAGTTCGTTAATGGGGATGGAAAATTGTGTAAGAGGCTCAATATTATGCAGCAAGAAATTTGCTAAGAGTTTAAAATCAGGTCTTTTTCCAATAATTATTTTTAGTAACAGAAGTCCGTCAATACCCCCGAAAGGTTGATTTGAAACAGTAATAAAGGCACCTGTCAAAGGAATTCTGCTTATATCAGCTTCATCAATTTCAAAATTAATTCCTAATGAATCAATAACCGAATCAATAAATTCAATGCCGTCTTTATCAAAGTTTTTCGAATATATTTTATTGAACTTGTTATAACTCTTAAGTTGCATTAAGAATTTTGCAATAACATCGTTATTAAATTTATCCGATAATCTCTGACTTATAAAATCTTTTCCTTTAATTTTTTCCATTTTGTTATCAACTATATTATCAAGTCGAAAAAATAAGTTTTTACAAATTTAATAAAATATAAATATTTGACAGTTATAACAGGAAAGAATTACCGAATACAGTTCGATAATTTTGTTTATTTTTGCAACAAAGGATTATTTAGTGTTATAAGAAAACTCTGAATTGCAAATAATACGCGTGTTTTAAGTTTAATACAGCTTTGAATGTAAAAGTTATTTAATAGTCATTTGTAATCATTTTGCTATTTTGTAAGGGGTTATAAAAAACACAATATATTATTTTATATCCCTTAATATTTGTTATTTAAACTGTTTTTAAATATATTTATCACAAATTGAGAAGTTAATGCGGAAGTTAATACATGTCATATTATTATTACTGTTAAATTTGTCTCTCATTGCTCAAATCGGAAAGCCTTTTATAAGAAATTATTCTCCAAATGAATACCTTGGAGATGATCAAATTTGGACAATATTACAAGACCAAAGAGGTGTAATGTATTTTGGAGGAATTGACGGATTATTTGAATATAACGGAGTTAATTGGAATAAATATATAATTACTGATGCAAAAAACAGCGTGCTTTCCTCTGCTATTGATGAAAACGGAACTATATTTATCGGATCGGAAGGAGAATTCGGTTGTATGATGCCGGATCATTCAGGCCGTTTAAAGTATATCTCTTTTATTAATGAATTAGATTCTGCTGATCGCTTGTTTACAAATGTTTGGTCGGTTGCTGAAACTGACGGGAATGTTTATTTCTCTGCTGATGAAGCAGTTTTCAGATATAATCGGGATTCTTTACCGAAAGTTAAAAAGATATATTCAGAAGCAGAACCTTTTTTAGTATATAAACCTAATGATGAGGTTTTTTTCACAACTCGAAAAGGCGGATTTATGAAGATAGAAGGAGATAATTTAATCTCAATGCCCGGTATTGAAGGACTGAGTGTCTGGTTTATGCTGCCTTACGAAACAGATAAGTATTTAATAGGCAGTTCAGAAAACGGCTTGGAGATATATCATCCTAATGCCGGAGATTCAACACAGGTGTTAAGCAAATATAATTCTTTTAATAAAACTGATATTGATCAAACAAATAAATTTTTACAAGAGAATCAAATGTATATGGGAGCATGTCAATTGGATAAGAACAGATATGCAATAGGAACAATACTTAACGGCATTATTATAATAAATAAAAAAGGTAAAATTGTAGAGCATATCAATAAAAAATCTGATTTGCAAAACTCTACAATTCATTTTTTGTTATCAGATAAACAAAATGAACTTTGGGTAGGAACATCATATGGTATTTCTCGTGTTGAGTTTAATTCTCCTTTTCGAATTTTAGATGAGAAAAGCGGAGTTTTGGGAACAATTTATGATATTATACGCTTTAAGAATAGAGTATATGCAACTTCTAATATAGGTATGTATTATTTTGACGGTAAGAAGTTTAAAGGAATAAAGGCATTAACCGGAGAAAATTCCGTACAAGTTTTTTTGCCTCTTGTTTGCAAAAATCCCTATAAAAATGATTCTGTTTTGCTTGTTTATACAATATACGGGATATATTATATTTCAGGAAATGAAGCAATAAGGATAACAGAGATATCACCTTCAGGCGTTTTTCAATCTGAATTTGATAAAACAAAATTTTATTGTTCTGTTAATTTTGATTTATTAACTTTCTCTTATGACGGGAAAAATTTTACCAAACCAAAAGTAATTCAAAGATTTAATGAAATTGTCTATACGGGAATTGAGAAGGATGCAAATAATATATGGCTGATTATTGTTGATAAACCTGCTGTTTTTAATGTAGAGAAGTCTGAATTAGTAACTTTTAATTCCCAAGATGAACTCAAAGGTATAAGTTTTAATAATATTATAAAAATAGCCGGAGAAACTATCTTCCTGACAGATAAAGGCATCTATAAATTTAGTAATGAGAAAGAGGTGTTTTATAAAGACAGTATTTTGCTTGATAAAAAATTAGATTCAAAAACAGTTATGCAAGTAACAGAGGTTTCAAGACAATTATACTGGACTCTGTTGTCTGATGACTCTCACAGAATAATCAATCAAAGTGAAATGACGGAATCCGGAGTTCAATTTGACAGCATCCCTTTTAAAAGACTTTTTGGTGTACATACTATTTATGCAGACGGGGACAGTTTGTTATGGGCAATATCTTCAGAGGCAATTTACAGATATAATTTAAGAGTTGATAAAGATTATTCAGAGAAATCAACCACTGTTATCAGTAAAATAACAATTAGTGGTGATTCTGTTGTTTTTTACGGAGCATTTAGTTCAGATGTAAGTAACAAAAAGCAAAGAAATAATATATTCAGTTATTCTGATAATGACATAAGCTTTGAATTTACTTTACCGAGTTTTGACAATGAAAGTGCCAATGAATATTGTTATTTATTGGAAGGAGGGAAAAGTCAACAATGGTCAAATTGGACAAATGAAACATATAAAGAATATACAAATTTATATGAAGGGAAATACGTCTTCAAAGTAAAAGCTCGTAATATATATGATTTAGAAAGTTCATCGGCAGAATATGAATTTGAAATATTACCGCCATGGTACAGGACATGGTGGGCATATGCAATATATCTTTTGTTATTGTTTTCTTTAATATCAATTATAATTAAATTAAATGAAAAACGACTAAAAAAGGAAAATGTCAGATTAGATAATATTGTTAAGGAAAGAACTGCTGAAATTTATTTGCAAAAAGAAGAAATTCAAACGCAAGCTGATCATTTGGAAGAAATAAACACAGAACTCAGCCAAAAGAACGAGGAGATAAGTTCAATTGCCGAGAATCTTAAAGATGCTAATAAAAAAATCAGAGATAAAAATATCTACATCACTGATAGTATTAATTATGCAAAGAAGATACAAACTGCTGTTTTACCCGATGAAAATGAGATTAAAAGTGTCTTAAAAGATTATTTTATTATATACAGACCTAAAGATATCGTAGGCGGCGATTTTTATTTTGTTAAAAAAATTAATAATTATATTGTGATTGCCGTTGCTGATTGTACCGGGCATGGTGTACCGGGAGGTTTTTTAAGTATGATGGGGATTTCAATATTAAATGAGATCGTTCAAAAAGATGATATGAAAAAATCTTCTGATGTATTGGAAGTAATGAGAGACAGAATAAAAAATTCATTAAGGCAAAGAAATTATCTTTTAAGCAGAACTGAAGGCATTGATATTGCCTTATGTGCAATTAATACCGATAATAATGTTCTTCAGTATTCAGGTGCAAATATACCTGCCTTCATTATTAGAAATAATGAAGAAAAGACCATTGATGAACTTAAACCTGATTTGCAACCGGTAGGAATTCATTATAATGAAAAACCATTTTCATATTTTGAAACAAAAATTGAGGCAGGGGATATGTTGTACCTTTTTTCCGACGGTATTTATGATCAATTCGGCGGAAATAAAAACAGAAAGTTTCTTATCAGTAATTTAAAGATTTTATTGAAAAGTGTATCCGAAGAGTCAGTAAAAATTCAAAGACGCAAAGTATTGAATAAACATCTTAAATGGAAAGGTAATAACAAACAAGTTGATGATATTTTAGTTTTAGGTTTGAAGTATTCAGGCTAATAAGTTAATTTTTAAAATCCCAGAAGGGATTTAATAATAATAACCTTATGTGTAACAATGGAAAAATAATATTCAGCTTTTATTCAGCATAAAACAACAACATTTCTAAAACTGTTTTACAGCAAACCGGACAGAATTCATCAGTAATGTTCGATCGCATTTTACAATCGTAAGTGGGTCTGAAAATCTTTTTTTCAACATAACCGGCACCTTCAAAAGCACCAATTTTATTATAGTTTTCAGGTGTAGCATCTGTTGGTATCGGTGTGCCGGCATCAACCATATTTTTCCATTTTGAGGCAAAATCAACTAAATTTGTAATGTTTGCTTGCCAAGGTTCAACAGTCATATCATAAATGTCTTCAGCCTCCCTGT encodes the following:
- a CDS encoding SpoIIE family protein phosphatase; this encodes MRKLIHVILLLLLNLSLIAQIGKPFIRNYSPNEYLGDDQIWTILQDQRGVMYFGGIDGLFEYNGVNWNKYIITDAKNSVLSSAIDENGTIFIGSEGEFGCMMPDHSGRLKYISFINELDSADRLFTNVWSVAETDGNVYFSADEAVFRYNRDSLPKVKKIYSEAEPFLVYKPNDEVFFTTRKGGFMKIEGDNLISMPGIEGLSVWFMLPYETDKYLIGSSENGLEIYHPNAGDSTQVLSKYNSFNKTDIDQTNKFLQENQMYMGACQLDKNRYAIGTILNGIIIINKKGKIVEHINKKSDLQNSTIHFLLSDKQNELWVGTSYGISRVEFNSPFRILDEKSGVLGTIYDIIRFKNRVYATSNIGMYYFDGKKFKGIKALTGENSVQVFLPLVCKNPYKNDSVLLVYTIYGIYYISGNEAIRITEISPSGVFQSEFDKTKFYCSVNFDLLTFSYDGKNFTKPKVIQRFNEIVYTGIEKDANNIWLIIVDKPAVFNVEKSELVTFNSQDELKGISFNNIIKIAGETIFLTDKGIYKFSNEKEVFYKDSILLDKKLDSKTVMQVTEVSRQLYWTLLSDDSHRIINQSEMTESGVQFDSIPFKRLFGVHTIYADGDSLLWAISSEAIYRYNLRVDKDYSEKSTTVISKITISGDSVVFYGAFSSDVSNKKQRNNIFSYSDNDISFEFTLPSFDNESANEYCYLLEGGKSQQWSNWTNETYKEYTNLYEGKYVFKVKARNIYDLESSSAEYEFEILPPWYRTWWAYAIYLLLLFSLISIIIKLNEKRLKKENVRLDNIVKERTAEIYLQKEEIQTQADHLEEINTELSQKNEEISSIAENLKDANKKIRDKNIYITDSINYAKKIQTAVLPDENEIKSVLKDYFIIYRPKDIVGGDFYFVKKINNYIVIAVADCTGHGVPGGFLSMMGISILNEIVQKDDMKKSSDVLEVMRDRIKNSLRQRNYLLSRTEGIDIALCAINTDNNVLQYSGANIPAFIIRNNEEKTIDELKPDLQPVGIHYNEKPFSYFETKIEAGDMLYLFSDGIYDQFGGNKNRKFLISNLKILLKSVSEESVKIQRRKVLNKHLKWKGNNKQVDDILVLGLKYSG
- a CDS encoding lysophospholipid acyltransferase family protein, producing the protein MEKIKGKDFISQRLSDKFNNDVIAKFLMQLKSYNKFNKIYSKNFDKDGIEFIDSVIDSLGINFEIDEADISRIPLTGAFITVSNQPFGGIDGLLLLKIIIGKRPDFKLLANFLLHNIEPLTQFSIPINELSDNSNIKFSFTYLKKTLNHIENGKPLGIFPAAEISKVHSLNNISDRKWQNTLIKLIKNAEVPVVPVYFQGNNSWIYHLLGNINPFLQTARLSREFFNKKRKTIKIRIGKPISVKEQKEFKDIETISRFLRAKTYALGSPLEIKKFFRPKFIARTKKVEKIIDPVPADKILKEINFLKEKYFLFNSKEYSIMCGPSIETPNILTEIGRLREITFREVGEGSNRSLDIDEFDLYFSQLIIWDNDNQKIAGAYRVGRGDQIMQQFGVKGFYIQSLFNIKKEFNKILEESIELGRSFIIKEYQKKPLSLFLLWKGILYFLLKNREYRYLIGPASISNDFSKFSQSLIIDFFKENFFNNDLAKYIVPRKRFKIKHNPNFDNEVFIKNTSSDVKKLDKFIQDIEPDYNTPVLFKKYIQLNAKLLGFNVDPKFNNCVDGLMILDIFDVPLNTLQSLSKELEDESILERFNF